A stretch of Episyrphus balteatus chromosome 2, idEpiBalt1.1, whole genome shotgun sequence DNA encodes these proteins:
- the LOC129910847 gene encoding MIT domain-containing protein 1 has protein sequence MSLKEILLEACECDRAGRILQAQHLYKDGILVLLKTAEAEKDSEKRKYYIGKIDEYKTRLDLIRNKIDAHATKGDVVDNIPIMEGSTGHSYQQLFGKYLDNDVKEVELDEAYLMENHQMQNLVMFLELVVKKCHSLRYIRIITKKDERSGSNQKDSFDSIKADLARRNIQLAVEFQSNLHDRKILLSNGYIIKIGRGLDIYKPKPSRFCLGSTDYDFRECRKTEVDIWKCKKYD, from the exons atgagtttaaaagaaatattactAGAAGCCTGCGAATGCGACAGAGCTGGACGAATTCTGCAAGCTCAGCATCTTTATAAAGATGGAATTTTGGTGCTTCTTAAAACAGCTGAAG CTGAAAAAGATTCAGAAAAACgaaaatattatattggaaAAATTGATGAATACAAAACTCGTCTCGATTTGATACGAAACAAAATCGATGCTCATGCGACGAAAGGAGACGTCGTCGATAATATTCCCATTATGGAAGGTTCCACAGGTCACAGTTATCAACAATTGTTTGGCAAATATTTGGATAATGATGTAAAAGAAGTTGAATTAGATGAAGCGTATTTAATGGAAAATCAtcag atgCAAAATCTTGTAATGTTCCTCGAATTAGTTGTCAAAAAGTGTCACAGTCTGAGATACATTCGAATCATTACAAAAAAAGACGAACGTTCAGGAAGTAATCAAAAAGATTCCTTTGACAGTATTAAAGCTGACCTTGCGCGTAGAAATATTCAATTGGCTGTggaatttcaaagtaatttgcatgatagaaaaatatt ATTAAGTAATGGATATATCATTAAAATTGGTAGGGGATTGGATATTTACAAACCAAAACCAAGTCGATTTTGTCTCGGTTCGACGGACTATGACTTCCGAGAATGTCGAAAAACTGAAGTGGACATTTGGAAGTGCAAGAAATATGattga
- the LOC129910848 gene encoding arylalkylamine N-acetyltransferase-like 2: MDKQIEYRIATQKDYNSVLEFLREHYYPEEPLTIASEPIEQDSHDEEANMSNIEHGTCVIAISDQQIVGAFLAGPKYPDEEKKLLEEASHIPNTKWAKALLFLAALERDSNVYEKYNVDKAIHGHVLAVDKKFRGNGIGLKLFEKSMERARELGFPLYSSDCTSVYSAQLCDRLGMDCVNVCAFADYRAPDSDVQVFFPPGEHKFVKTYAKRLV, encoded by the coding sequence ATGGACAAACAAATCGAATATCGCATAGCTACACAGAAAGATTATAATTCAGTTCTAGAATTTCTACGTGAACACTATTACCCAGAGGAACCACTGACCATAGCTAGTGAACCAATTGAGCAAGATTCTCACGATGAGGAAGCCAACATGTCAAACATTGAACATGGAACTTGTGTAATTGCTATCAGCGATCAGCAAATAGTTGGTGCATTTCTAGCTGGGCCCAAATATCCGGATGAAGAGAAGAAATTGCTAGAGGAAGCTTCACATATTCCCAATACAAAATGGGCCAAAGCATTGCTATTTTTAGCTGCTCTTGAAAGAGATTCAAATGTCTACGAGAAGTATAATGTTGATAAGGCGATACATGGTCATGTTTTGGCTGTTGATAAGAAATTTCGTGGGAATGGAATTGGACTGAAACTATTCGAGAAATCAATGGAAAGGGCAAGGGAATTAGGTTTCCCATTGTACAGTAGCGATTGCACGAGTGTTTATTCAGCACAACTGTGTGATCGCTTGGGCATGGATTGTGTGAATGTGTGCGCATTTGCTGATTATCGTGCGCCAGACAGTGATGTGCAAGTATTTTTTCCTCCAGGGGAacacaaatttgtaaaaacttaTGCTAAAAGACTTGTATag